A genome region from Bradyrhizobium commune includes the following:
- a CDS encoding MBL fold metallo-hydrolase, whose protein sequence is MIFRQLFDSVSGTYSYVLASRPGGEALILDPVLEKVDRYCQLLRELDLKLVKAVDTHLHADHVTGLGELRDRTHCMTVMGDQTKADVVAMRVADGDKVTIEGLSLDVMYTPGHTDDSYSYLMGDRVFTGDTLLIRGTGRTDFQNGSSRAQYESIFNRLLKLPDETMVFPAHDYKGDTVSTIGEEKRYNPRLQVRSVDEYIELMSNLKLPNPKMMDVAVPANMRVGLHQEELEKEGRALSAVEAIRSLGRPDILLVDLRESNERVKHGMLEGALHTPYPSVEKSLKPGGMLREVAAATGRRIVFFCAFGERSAMAVAAAKDAGLANAAHIAGGIDAWRKAGGPIVHA, encoded by the coding sequence ATGATCTTCCGCCAGCTCTTCGACAGCGTTTCGGGCACCTACAGCTACGTCCTGGCCAGCCGCCCCGGCGGCGAGGCGCTGATCCTCGATCCCGTGCTGGAGAAGGTCGACCGCTACTGCCAATTGCTGCGCGAGCTCGACCTCAAGCTGGTCAAGGCGGTCGACACCCATCTGCATGCCGACCACGTCACCGGCCTCGGCGAACTGCGCGACCGCACCCATTGCATGACCGTGATGGGCGACCAGACCAAGGCCGACGTGGTGGCGATGCGGGTTGCCGATGGCGACAAGGTGACGATCGAAGGCCTGTCGCTCGACGTCATGTACACGCCCGGCCACACCGACGATTCCTATTCCTACCTGATGGGCGACCGCGTCTTCACCGGCGATACGCTGCTGATCCGCGGCACCGGCCGCACCGATTTCCAGAACGGCTCGTCGCGCGCACAATACGAGTCGATCTTCAATCGCCTGCTCAAGCTGCCGGACGAGACGATGGTATTCCCGGCGCATGACTACAAGGGCGACACCGTCTCCACCATCGGCGAGGAGAAGCGCTACAATCCACGGCTCCAGGTGCGCTCGGTCGACGAGTATATCGAGCTGATGTCCAATCTGAAGCTGCCCAATCCGAAGATGATGGACGTGGCGGTGCCCGCCAATATGCGGGTCGGCCTGCATCAGGAAGAGCTGGAGAAAGAGGGCCGTGCGCTCAGCGCGGTCGAGGCGATCCGCTCGCTCGGCCGACCCGATATCCTCTTGGTCGATTTGCGCGAGAGCAACGAGCGGGTGAAGCACGGCATGCTCGAAGGTGCGCTGCACACGCCCTATCCGTCCGTCGAGAAGAGCCTGAAACCCGGCGGCATGCTGCGCGAGGTCGCGGCCGCCACCGGCCGCCGCATCGTGTTCTTCTGCGCCTTCGGCGAGCGCTCGGCGATGGCGGTGGCCGCGGCCAAGGACGCCGGCCTCGCCAACGCCGCCCATATCGCCGGCGGCATCGATGCCTGGAGGAAGGCGGGCGGCCCGATCGTGCACGCCTGA